A single region of the Solwaraspora sp. WMMD791 genome encodes:
- a CDS encoding hemerythrin domain-containing protein: MPDDTDAPATPGPQEDVVDLLLAQHARIEQLFLLVIGGTGDTRRDAFDELVELLAAHETAEEEIIHPLARTLPGGGGDAMVDDRLDEERQAKETLQTLIADGVDATGFGTGIILLRDAVLAHARYEERYEFPRLRQHVPAHRLRTLAGAVRAAQAAAPTRPHPGAQTAKGNLAAGPALAVIDRVRDAIRKPSKR; this comes from the coding sequence ATGCCTGACGACACCGACGCCCCGGCCACACCCGGCCCCCAGGAGGACGTCGTCGACTTGCTGCTCGCCCAGCACGCCCGCATCGAGCAGCTTTTCCTGCTGGTCATCGGCGGCACCGGTGACACCCGACGCGACGCCTTCGACGAACTGGTCGAACTGCTGGCAGCGCATGAAACCGCCGAGGAGGAGATCATCCACCCCCTCGCTCGAACCCTGCCCGGCGGGGGCGGCGACGCCATGGTCGACGACCGCCTCGACGAGGAACGACAGGCCAAGGAGACACTCCAGACTCTGATCGCCGACGGCGTCGACGCCACCGGCTTCGGGACCGGCATCATTCTGCTCCGCGACGCGGTACTTGCCCACGCCCGCTACGAGGAGCGCTACGAGTTCCCTCGACTGCGCCAACACGTCCCGGCGCACCGGTTGCGTACGCTGGCCGGCGCCGTCCGCGCCGCCCAGGCTGCCGCACCGACGCGGCCGCACCCTGGTGCGCAGACAGCCAAAGGCAACCTGGCCGCCGGGCCCGCCCTCGCCGTCATCGACCGGGTACGCGACGCGATCCGAAAACCATCGAAGCGGTGA
- a CDS encoding SAM-dependent methyltransferase, giving the protein MTEDRELPSDSKLDTTVPHSARIWNYWLGGKDNFAVDRAVGDEVIAHIPDIPIGAKSERAFLKRVVRFLVEDAGIRQFLDVGTGLPTADNTHEVAQSFDPRCRVVYIDNDPLVMVHARALLTSTAEGSCDYVEADLRQPDTILASARQTLDFSQPTALMLLGVVNHIMDDDVAYGSVAQLVQAMPTGSYLVLTHSTAEIHGEPMLRVMRETTERGGTPIRARTKIELERFFDGLDLLEPGVVTCSRWRPDPNSDEPEVYLFGGVGRIG; this is encoded by the coding sequence ATGACCGAGGACCGGGAGCTCCCCTCAGACTCCAAGCTGGACACGACGGTTCCGCACTCAGCGCGGATCTGGAACTACTGGCTCGGCGGCAAGGACAACTTCGCGGTCGACCGGGCCGTCGGTGATGAGGTGATCGCGCACATACCGGACATCCCCATCGGGGCGAAGTCCGAACGCGCGTTCCTCAAGCGCGTGGTCAGATTCCTCGTCGAGGACGCCGGCATCCGTCAATTTCTCGACGTCGGCACCGGGCTCCCTACAGCGGACAACACCCACGAGGTCGCGCAGTCCTTCGACCCACGCTGCCGGGTGGTCTACATCGACAACGACCCGCTGGTCATGGTGCATGCGCGTGCGCTCCTGACCAGCACGGCGGAAGGTAGCTGCGACTACGTCGAAGCCGATCTGCGGCAGCCGGACACCATACTCGCGTCAGCGCGGCAGACGCTTGACTTCTCCCAGCCGACCGCTCTCATGCTCCTCGGCGTCGTCAACCACATCATGGACGACGACGTGGCGTACGGCTCCGTCGCGCAGCTGGTGCAGGCGATGCCCACCGGTAGCTACCTGGTGCTCACCCATTCCACCGCAGAGATACACGGCGAGCCGATGCTGCGCGTGATGCGGGAAACCACCGAGCGCGGCGGCACGCCGATCCGAGCCAGGACCAAGATCGAGTTGGAACGCTTCTTCGACGGATTGGATCTGCTGGAGCCCGGTGTCGTTACCTGCTCGCGCTGGCGCCCCGACCCGAACTCCGACGAGCCGGAGGTATATCTGTTCGGCGGCGTCGGCCGCATCGGCTGA
- a CDS encoding nuclear transport factor 2 family protein: protein MRPEDITRLFVERSNAGDAAGVAALYEEDAVMAYPPGGRTVGREAIRELWEKVLANRPHFEPEEPLPTLVSGDIALTSTPPKDGAGARAQVVRRQPDGSWLRLLDQPEFVQPGT, encoded by the coding sequence ATGCGGCCCGAGGACATCACCAGGCTCTTCGTCGAGCGATCCAACGCGGGTGACGCGGCCGGCGTCGCCGCGCTGTACGAGGAGGACGCCGTGATGGCTTATCCTCCCGGCGGTCGTACGGTTGGCCGTGAGGCGATCCGGGAGCTGTGGGAGAAGGTGCTGGCCAACCGGCCGCACTTTGAGCCCGAGGAGCCGCTGCCGACGTTGGTCAGCGGAGACATCGCGCTCACCTCGACGCCGCCGAAGGACGGAGCCGGGGCGCGCGCCCAGGTCGTCCGGCGGCAACCGGACGGCAGCTGGTTGCGCCTGCTCGACCAGCCCGAGTTCGTCCAGCCGGGCACCTGA
- a CDS encoding c-type cytochrome: protein MASERRRRLDPGTLRGRPSAGAGSRVRRRLGTAARLLAALVLAGGFYAAFVPSARAQEDEPRFSGAAAAGEELFEVGCISCHGRNAGGVEGRGPSLVGVGAASVEFQVGTGRMPLARQEAQALPKPPQYSDEEILLLAAYVQELGGGPVVPALEGPLADADLALGGRLFRLNCAQCHAFGGGGGALSSGKYAPGLRSASERTIYAAMLSGPQSMPVFGDSQLTPQEKADIIAYIQQVVQDDRDPGGLNLGRYGPSTEGLAIFLVGVVALVFASLWIAGKS from the coding sequence ATGGCTTCTGAACGCCGTCGCCGACTCGACCCTGGAACGCTGCGGGGCCGACCGTCGGCAGGTGCGGGGAGCAGGGTTCGGCGCCGGCTGGGCACCGCTGCCAGGCTGCTGGCGGCGCTGGTACTGGCCGGCGGGTTCTACGCGGCCTTCGTGCCCTCCGCGCGGGCACAGGAGGATGAACCTCGGTTCAGCGGGGCAGCCGCAGCGGGCGAGGAGCTGTTCGAGGTCGGTTGCATCAGTTGCCATGGGCGCAACGCCGGTGGCGTCGAGGGGCGGGGCCCGAGCCTGGTGGGGGTGGGCGCGGCGTCGGTCGAGTTCCAGGTCGGCACCGGGCGGATGCCTCTGGCGCGGCAGGAGGCGCAGGCGTTGCCCAAGCCGCCGCAGTACAGCGACGAGGAGATCCTTCTCCTAGCGGCGTACGTCCAGGAACTTGGTGGAGGACCGGTGGTTCCCGCCCTTGAAGGCCCGCTGGCGGATGCGGATCTGGCCCTGGGTGGGAGGCTGTTCCGGCTCAACTGCGCGCAGTGCCATGCTTTCGGTGGCGGCGGGGGAGCCTTGTCCTCCGGCAAGTACGCGCCGGGACTGCGTTCGGCGTCGGAGCGAACGATCTACGCGGCGATGCTCAGCGGCCCGCAGAGCATGCCGGTGTTCGGCGACAGTCAGCTCACCCCGCAGGAAAAGGCGGACATCATCGCCTACATCCAGCAGGTGGTGCAGGACGACCGCGATCCAGGCGGCCTGAACCTCGGCCGCTACGGCCCATCCACCGAGGGGCTGGCGATCTTCCTGGTTGGCGTCGTCGCGTTGGTGTTCGCCAGCCTGTGGATCGCGGGTAAGTCGTGA
- a CDS encoding RICIN domain-containing protein, with product MSTRIRGRAFMGVALGLVAMVTLTASLAPSPADAREPLPGTPISDADVQLLTEAADSCPTLTPARLAGQVMAASRFSATPVEAVQAVGGQGTAGLVPTVWQKWAPWDGARPGDKQASVTALAHHMCQLVGQLRVLELDGDRWQLALAAHRVGVEPVVEAGDVPAGALEYVDTVERYTIWYASQPAFGGSGEAAPEATEPAVAQRITRAAPLPVPDAYLELILAAGAVCPQMPPARVAAQLMATSEFDPQRLGPTGEQGIAQFLPEVWVAYVRPSAEASPWTPASAVPALGETMCALLEAVPGTGPDDYPLALAAFLRGDPTIRSLADVPGGERIVALTEQVGHFETEYAKDSRLAPPAGPSPSAAPSTSPTTGPEQSPEASTAPTTAPPTRPSPTATKPSTPAQTDSDQPPVKAADADGTNRSYGPYFIYNLGTKLCVDVPGAGAGPRDGPVNQHRCYPDTPDNQEYAFVPRRVDSSGNQLYWIRSVTSQYCLDLPGKGSVSPATPLNETGCFDDENQYWRLQPTVKSGDVQYYWIVNTASNLCLDVPGYATGGLGVRLEVFGCRSKDDHDWALVRKANW from the coding sequence ATGTCGACCAGGATTCGCGGCCGGGCGTTCATGGGGGTGGCCCTGGGCCTGGTCGCGATGGTGACCCTGACCGCCTCGTTGGCACCCAGCCCGGCCGATGCGAGGGAACCACTACCCGGCACCCCGATCTCCGACGCCGATGTCCAACTGCTGACAGAGGCAGCCGACTCATGCCCTACCTTGACCCCGGCGCGGCTGGCCGGTCAGGTGATGGCCGCGTCCCGGTTCTCGGCGACTCCGGTCGAGGCAGTGCAGGCCGTCGGTGGGCAGGGCACCGCCGGGCTGGTGCCGACCGTGTGGCAGAAGTGGGCTCCGTGGGACGGGGCGCGGCCGGGCGACAAGCAGGCCAGCGTCACCGCGCTCGCCCACCACATGTGCCAACTGGTCGGCCAACTCCGGGTGCTCGAGCTCGACGGCGACCGGTGGCAGCTGGCCTTGGCGGCGCATCGGGTCGGCGTCGAGCCGGTCGTCGAGGCCGGCGACGTGCCGGCCGGTGCCCTGGAGTACGTCGACACCGTGGAGCGGTACACCATCTGGTATGCGTCGCAGCCGGCCTTCGGCGGGAGCGGAGAGGCCGCACCCGAGGCCACCGAACCGGCGGTTGCGCAGCGGATCACCCGGGCCGCGCCGTTGCCGGTGCCCGACGCGTACCTCGAGCTGATCCTGGCCGCAGGCGCAGTCTGCCCGCAGATGCCGCCGGCTCGGGTGGCCGCGCAGCTCATGGCCACCTCCGAGTTCGACCCGCAGCGGCTCGGCCCGACCGGCGAGCAGGGCATCGCGCAGTTCCTACCCGAGGTGTGGGTGGCCTACGTACGGCCGTCGGCGGAGGCCTCACCATGGACCCCGGCCTCGGCGGTGCCGGCCCTCGGCGAGACCATGTGCGCGCTGCTGGAAGCCGTGCCCGGCACCGGCCCGGACGACTACCCGCTCGCGCTGGCCGCGTTTCTGCGCGGCGACCCGACGATCCGGTCGCTGGCCGACGTGCCGGGCGGTGAACGGATCGTCGCCCTGACCGAGCAGGTGGGCCACTTCGAGACCGAGTACGCCAAGGATTCTCGGTTGGCCCCGCCGGCCGGTCCGTCGCCGTCGGCCGCTCCGTCGACGAGCCCGACCACCGGGCCCGAACAGTCACCGGAGGCGAGCACCGCCCCGACGACCGCACCACCCACGCGACCTTCGCCGACGGCGACGAAGCCGAGCACCCCGGCGCAGACCGACTCGGACCAGCCGCCGGTCAAGGCCGCGGACGCCGATGGAACCAACCGTTCGTACGGGCCCTACTTCATCTACAACCTCGGCACGAAGTTGTGCGTGGATGTTCCAGGGGCCGGGGCCGGGCCGCGCGACGGGCCGGTCAACCAGCACCGCTGTTACCCGGACACCCCGGACAACCAGGAGTACGCATTCGTCCCGCGGCGGGTCGACAGCTCGGGGAACCAGCTGTACTGGATTCGCAGCGTCACCTCCCAGTACTGCCTGGACCTGCCTGGCAAGGGCTCGGTGTCGCCGGCGACGCCGCTGAACGAGACCGGCTGTTTCGACGACGAGAACCAGTACTGGCGGCTGCAGCCCACGGTGAAGTCCGGGGACGTCCAGTACTACTGGATCGTCAACACCGCCTCGAACCTCTGTCTCGACGTTCCCGGCTACGCGACCGGTGGCCTGGGCGTACGCCTCGAAGTGTTCGGCTGCCGGTCCAAGGACGATCACGACTGGGCACTGGTCCGGAAGGCCAACTGGTGA
- a CDS encoding S8 family serine peptidase produces MTGPRARAALAGLVTLLAVTAATTDVVTERRPAQAAQADPQEQPYVLYYTVMASYQGKPETLWSIAERFLGDAERAGEILELNTGRRQPDGGWLTDPRQLNEGWHLVLPWDGIGTGLRHGPLPTATAAVTPGATSSPEPTNPVVAGADPANGDADPASEPARRGVPLAGQPAGSGSAASDRSACRPTSVAAPPADSNWGQRLVAPQRAWRTTTGAGVRVAVVDSGVAGGRPELDDRLGRGADIVSGNGLGDTDCVGSGTALAGIVAADDGKDGELVGVAPEAVIIPVRLVDRALPASPPAAVTAIEVAVATGAKVILLGASVDVTDQTIRSAVDEAVGWGVLVVAPAPSAGPTIAPGDGLLRVGGLGPDQRPVSDYPTGSVDLLAPATGIRSIGAADAGAYVGTGTEYAAAFVAGAAALVRSAMPGLSPGQVGQQLTATAADRATDGRESVGRLDPYAAVTSRLVDGGPPATVAEPVQRPQPVSWPVVLAVLTALGALLAGGRLWSGYRARSRRRRSAVEQADDPFGDRAEGADQLVHSGKP; encoded by the coding sequence GTGACCGGGCCTCGGGCCAGGGCGGCCCTGGCCGGTCTGGTGACGCTCCTGGCGGTGACGGCGGCGACCACGGACGTGGTCACCGAGCGTCGGCCCGCGCAGGCCGCGCAGGCCGACCCGCAGGAGCAACCGTACGTCCTCTACTACACGGTGATGGCGTCGTACCAGGGCAAGCCGGAGACCCTCTGGTCGATCGCCGAGCGATTCCTCGGCGACGCCGAGCGAGCCGGCGAGATTCTGGAACTCAACACCGGGCGGCGGCAGCCGGACGGCGGCTGGCTGACCGATCCCAGGCAGCTGAACGAGGGCTGGCACCTCGTGCTGCCCTGGGACGGGATCGGCACCGGTCTGCGGCACGGCCCGCTACCCACCGCGACGGCGGCTGTGACACCCGGCGCGACCTCATCACCCGAGCCGACAAACCCGGTCGTCGCCGGAGCGGATCCCGCCAACGGCGACGCGGACCCGGCCAGCGAACCGGCGCGCAGGGGTGTGCCCCTCGCCGGTCAGCCGGCGGGTTCCGGCTCTGCGGCTTCCGACCGCTCTGCCTGCCGGCCGACCTCCGTCGCAGCCCCACCAGCCGATTCGAACTGGGGGCAGCGCCTGGTGGCGCCGCAGCGGGCGTGGCGGACCACCACCGGTGCCGGCGTCCGGGTGGCCGTCGTCGACTCGGGTGTCGCTGGGGGTCGACCGGAACTCGACGACCGGCTCGGCCGAGGCGCCGACATCGTCTCCGGGAACGGCCTGGGCGACACCGACTGCGTCGGCTCGGGCACCGCGCTGGCCGGTATCGTCGCCGCCGACGACGGGAAGGACGGCGAACTGGTCGGGGTGGCGCCGGAAGCCGTGATCATCCCGGTGCGACTGGTGGACCGGGCCCTTCCGGCCAGCCCGCCGGCGGCCGTGACCGCCATCGAGGTCGCCGTGGCCACCGGCGCGAAGGTGATTCTGCTCGGTGCCTCCGTCGACGTCACCGACCAGACGATTCGTTCGGCGGTCGACGAGGCGGTCGGCTGGGGCGTGCTCGTGGTGGCGCCGGCACCGTCCGCCGGACCGACGATCGCCCCGGGGGACGGCCTGCTCCGCGTCGGCGGCCTCGGCCCCGACCAGCGACCGGTCAGCGACTACCCGACCGGCTCGGTGGACCTGCTCGCGCCAGCGACCGGGATCCGCAGCATCGGCGCCGCCGACGCGGGGGCCTACGTCGGCACCGGTACGGAGTACGCCGCCGCGTTCGTCGCGGGCGCGGCTGCCCTGGTGCGATCGGCCATGCCGGGACTGTCCCCGGGACAGGTCGGCCAGCAGCTCACCGCGACCGCCGCCGATCGGGCGACCGACGGCCGGGAGAGCGTCGGGCGGCTCGATCCGTACGCGGCGGTCACCAGCCGGCTGGTCGACGGCGGGCCGCCCGCAACGGTAGCCGAGCCGGTGCAGCGGCCCCAGCCGGTCTCCTGGCCGGTGGTGCTGGCGGTGTTGACCGCGCTCGGGGCGCTGCTTGCCGGCGGACGCCTCTGGAGCGGGTACCGGGCGAGGAGCCGGCGTCGCCGGTCGGCGGTGGAGCAGGCGGACGATCCGTTCGGCGACCGCGCCGAGGGCGCAGACCAACTCGTGCACAGCGGAAAGCCGTGA
- a CDS encoding right-handed parallel beta-helix repeat-containing protein, translating to MVRLRGRRAGADSDVVRVAPGERGTAQSIAAGLRAASAGQTVLVAPGRYDEELLIDTAVRVRAERGPGTVSLVPRTPVRIAAEVTLTDLMLAGADSGEPLLRVEDGSAEFVGCDLRGGRIEVSGQARSVLRDCRLTGARLAGLYATGGAMVLLERCVITDVDGIGVVAGESAQATLRDTWIDSVTGSGVRARGTARIELARCTVVAAGRNGVRVEESATVIGLDVTVSRSGGDSVFAVGAARMELTGCRLIDPAAAGVVAADRSQLVLTRCDVDRAGATGVVCRDEAEVGISAGSVRGCAGNGIFVTDRGAVTLTDTVLADSTYSVLHVGGTGRLIATGALVGPSAEHGLHAIGASSVELTGGWVRGCGLAGVSTADSAGVTATSTVLAANRNGVVVGSDRPVRLTGCVVDASGRAGVQVGAGATVELTDCRIDRAGTAGIVFEQDSRGTVERCAVRDAEGSGIVVWTGASPQVTATSCAAGAKNALFVAEGGGGRYVDCVFTDSAYPAIHVGAGATPAIVRARIRDTELDVDVDPQAKPVFEEIRLTEVARSLLPPAALAAGGGPGVPAMAGASVADEAPIEEARPTEADLPDLLAELDALVGLERVKQDVQAQIKLMQTVRRRREAGLAAPPLSRHLVFAGNPGTGKTTVARLYGRLLAALGMLERGHLVEADRTMMVGEYVGHTGPRTQAVFRRALGGVLFIDEAYSLVPPGHSNDFGQEAIATLVKLMEDYRDEVVVIVAGYPLEMSRFVASNPGLASRFSRTLTFEDYGSAELTDIVEAQCRQHEYQLADDARVAVHDLFAATAHGHGFGNGRAARQVFQRMTEHQAQRVADLADPSTDDLLRLTAADVAAAGSVA from the coding sequence ATGGTACGACTCAGAGGCCGCCGGGCGGGTGCCGACTCGGACGTCGTCCGGGTGGCACCTGGCGAACGGGGTACCGCACAGAGCATCGCGGCCGGCTTGCGGGCAGCCTCGGCCGGGCAGACCGTGCTGGTGGCACCCGGCCGGTACGACGAGGAACTGCTCATCGACACCGCAGTGCGGGTCCGGGCCGAGCGAGGACCGGGCACGGTGTCCTTGGTGCCGCGGACCCCGGTGCGGATCGCCGCTGAGGTGACGCTGACCGACCTGATGCTGGCCGGTGCCGACTCCGGTGAACCGCTGCTCCGGGTCGAGGACGGCAGCGCCGAATTCGTCGGCTGCGACCTGCGTGGCGGCAGGATCGAAGTCAGCGGGCAGGCCCGCTCGGTGCTGCGCGACTGCCGGCTGACCGGTGCCCGGCTGGCCGGCCTCTACGCCACCGGCGGCGCGATGGTCCTGCTCGAACGCTGCGTCATCACCGATGTCGACGGCATCGGCGTGGTGGCCGGCGAGTCGGCGCAGGCCACTCTGCGCGACACCTGGATCGACTCGGTCACCGGATCCGGCGTACGGGCACGTGGCACCGCCCGGATCGAGCTGGCCCGCTGTACGGTCGTCGCAGCTGGACGCAACGGTGTACGGGTCGAAGAGTCGGCGACGGTCATCGGGCTGGACGTCACCGTGAGCCGCAGCGGCGGAGACTCGGTGTTCGCCGTCGGGGCGGCGCGGATGGAACTGACCGGGTGCCGGCTGATCGATCCGGCCGCCGCAGGCGTGGTCGCCGCCGACCGGTCGCAGCTGGTCCTGACCCGTTGCGACGTGGACCGGGCAGGCGCGACCGGCGTGGTGTGCCGGGACGAGGCCGAGGTCGGCATCTCCGCCGGATCGGTGCGCGGCTGTGCCGGCAACGGGATCTTCGTCACCGATCGCGGTGCGGTGACCCTCACCGACACCGTCCTGGCTGATTCGACGTACAGCGTGCTGCACGTCGGCGGCACCGGCCGGCTGATCGCTACCGGGGCCCTGGTGGGGCCGTCGGCGGAGCACGGGCTGCACGCCATCGGGGCAAGTAGCGTCGAGCTGACCGGCGGCTGGGTGCGCGGCTGCGGGCTCGCCGGTGTGAGTACTGCCGACAGCGCCGGGGTGACGGCCACGAGCACCGTGCTGGCCGCCAACCGCAACGGGGTGGTCGTCGGTTCGGACCGGCCGGTGCGACTGACCGGATGCGTGGTCGACGCCAGCGGCCGGGCCGGCGTTCAGGTCGGCGCCGGTGCCACGGTGGAGCTGACCGACTGCCGTATCGACCGGGCCGGCACCGCCGGGATCGTCTTCGAGCAGGACAGCAGGGGCACCGTGGAGCGGTGCGCGGTGCGCGACGCCGAGGGCTCCGGCATCGTGGTGTGGACGGGTGCCAGCCCGCAGGTAACGGCCACGTCGTGCGCGGCGGGCGCGAAGAACGCGCTCTTCGTCGCCGAGGGCGGTGGCGGCCGGTACGTCGACTGCGTCTTCACCGACAGCGCGTATCCGGCGATCCACGTCGGTGCCGGGGCGACACCGGCAATCGTGCGCGCCCGGATCCGCGACACCGAACTCGACGTCGATGTGGACCCGCAGGCCAAGCCGGTCTTCGAGGAGATCCGGCTGACTGAGGTGGCCAGGTCGTTGTTGCCGCCGGCTGCGCTCGCCGCCGGCGGCGGACCCGGTGTCCCGGCGATGGCCGGCGCTTCCGTGGCCGACGAAGCCCCGATCGAGGAGGCTCGACCTACCGAGGCGGACCTGCCGGATCTGCTTGCCGAGTTGGACGCGCTGGTCGGCCTGGAGCGGGTCAAACAGGATGTGCAGGCTCAGATCAAACTCATGCAGACGGTACGCCGTCGCCGAGAGGCCGGGTTGGCGGCGCCGCCACTGAGCCGACACCTGGTCTTTGCCGGCAACCCCGGTACCGGCAAGACCACGGTGGCCCGCCTCTACGGCCGGCTGCTCGCCGCGCTGGGCATGCTGGAACGCGGCCATCTCGTCGAGGCCGATCGGACCATGATGGTTGGCGAGTACGTCGGGCACACCGGACCGCGTACCCAGGCCGTCTTCCGCCGGGCACTCGGCGGCGTGCTTTTCATCGACGAGGCCTACTCGCTGGTTCCGCCCGGGCACAGCAACGACTTCGGGCAGGAGGCCATCGCGACCCTGGTCAAGCTGATGGAGGACTACCGCGACGAGGTGGTGGTGATCGTGGCCGGTTACCCGCTTGAGATGAGCCGCTTCGTCGCCTCGAACCCGGGCCTGGCGTCCCGGTTCTCCCGGACGCTGACCTTCGAGGACTACGGGTCCGCCGAGCTGACCGACATCGTAGAGGCCCAGTGCCGGCAGCACGAGTACCAGCTCGCCGACGACGCACGTGTCGCCGTACACGATCTGTTCGCCGCGACCGCCCACGGTCACGGTTTCGGCAACGGTCGCGCCGCCCGCCAGGTCTTTCAGCGGATGACCGAACACCAGGCGCAGCGGGTGGCGGATCTCGCCGACCCATCGACCGACGACCTGCTGCGGCTCACCGCGGCCGACGTGGCCGCCGCCGGTTCGGTTGCCTGA
- a CDS encoding sigma-70 family RNA polymerase sigma factor, which produces METLECDPQLNQADLVSWYERVLVPQSRPALHRYARRLVPGDPHRAEDLVQETLLRAWRNLDSVASSRSPQAWLSRVAHNLSIDQARRVAARPTEVAEDVTAMVWQPAESLYDAALDWAVLEPALRSLSAVHREALLLVYYQDRTHREVATLLGVPPGTVKSRTHNATRELQRALSRYGVTGNAVS; this is translated from the coding sequence ATGGAGACCCTCGAGTGCGATCCTCAGCTGAACCAGGCCGATCTGGTCAGCTGGTACGAGCGGGTGCTGGTGCCGCAGAGCCGGCCCGCGCTGCACCGGTACGCCCGGCGCCTGGTGCCCGGTGACCCGCACCGCGCCGAGGACCTGGTCCAGGAGACGCTGCTGCGGGCCTGGCGCAACCTGGACTCGGTGGCCAGCTCCCGGTCGCCGCAGGCCTGGCTGTCGCGGGTCGCCCACAACCTCAGCATCGACCAGGCCCGACGGGTGGCGGCCCGCCCCACCGAGGTCGCCGAGGATGTCACGGCCATGGTCTGGCAGCCGGCGGAGAGCCTGTACGACGCCGCTCTGGACTGGGCCGTGCTGGAGCCGGCGCTGCGTAGCCTCTCGGCGGTGCACCGTGAGGCCCTGCTCCTGGTCTACTACCAGGACCGTACCCACCGCGAGGTTGCCACGCTGCTGGGCGTACCCCCAGGGACCGTCAAGTCACGCACCCACAACGCCACCCGGGAACTGC